From the genome of Tindallia californiensis, one region includes:
- a CDS encoding bifunctional enoyl-CoA hydratase/phosphate acetyltransferase yields the protein MVRCLEDLLNIPNPNIKMRLAVAAAEDSDVMKAVNEAKKLDIIEPILFGNKSKIEEIAIQIGMGLENIEVCDCADLIESAEKAVGSVSIGNAQFLMKGLVDTSILLKAVLKKERGLRTDRLLSHVMVYSPKTYHKLLFLTDGGMNISPNLKEKEQIIMNAIEVARALGVSPVKIACLAAKEKVDDKMEATIDAANLVKRGKEGIFGNDSIVGGPMALDLAVSKEASRIKRYESQIAGDTDILMVPNIEMGNGIGKTLTYMAQAESAGIIMGAKIPIVLVSRADEFKSKLYSIALGSMIARNSNA from the coding sequence ATGGTGCGTTGTTTAGAAGATTTGTTGAATATACCAAATCCAAATATAAAAATGAGATTGGCAGTAGCGGCGGCTGAAGATTCTGATGTAATGAAAGCGGTAAATGAAGCTAAGAAACTAGACATAATCGAACCGATATTGTTTGGGAATAAATCTAAAATAGAAGAAATAGCGATACAGATTGGGATGGGACTAGAAAATATCGAAGTATGCGATTGTGCTGATTTAATAGAATCAGCTGAAAAGGCAGTGGGGTCTGTATCAATAGGAAATGCTCAGTTCTTAATGAAAGGTCTTGTAGATACATCTATTTTATTAAAAGCGGTATTAAAAAAAGAAAGGGGATTAAGGACTGATAGATTGTTGAGTCATGTAATGGTTTATTCTCCAAAAACATATCATAAACTATTGTTTTTAACAGATGGTGGAATGAATATTTCTCCAAACCTTAAGGAGAAAGAACAAATTATTATGAATGCAATTGAAGTAGCAAGAGCTTTAGGTGTTAGTCCTGTGAAAATTGCTTGTTTAGCAGCCAAAGAAAAAGTTGATGATAAGATGGAAGCAACTATAGATGCAGCCAACTTGGTAAAACGTGGAAAAGAAGGAATCTTTGGTAATGATTCGATCGTTGGTGGTCCGATGGCATTAGACCTTGCCGTTTCGAAAGAAGCAAGTAGGATTAAGCGATATGAGAGTCAGATAGCTGGAGATACAGATATACTGATGGTTCCTAATATCGAAATGGGCAATGGTATAGGGAAAACCTTGACATATATGGCTCAGGCAGAATCAGCAGGAATTATCATGGGAGCTAAAATTCCCATTGTATTAGTATCCCGAGCCGATGAATTTAAATCAAAACTTTATTCGATAGCTTTGGGAAGCATGATAGCTAGAAACAGTAACGCTTAA
- a CDS encoding tetratricopeptide repeat protein — protein sequence MSSDKLFCFLKPFTENLTFITLKPGTTLGLENYQVPADGLDVPLITLSLAENIKRHQEDKVINSSMIIKGIGYLLGIDTSFSKRMEYEKLIAASGLSASQIWLKEAIDCQKEEQFEEALIFARAVSLFEPETEEALLLTGVSSYQVASRLESENIHRKNLISESLLYLELLYEKGIKNPLCNYYLGLLYRESKTYNKAMEVWKEAESMEMSEEEKALLVKQIEVVGDLAIYENGYQAALQNKGAEALEWLLPLVERHQSWWNLHFFVGLAYEQTGSLMEAIKYYDKVIEIKGYHEETYLQLINIYLIIEEPQKALSMMEELLRRNKNSLEMKCKAALIACVASQYQRSKSLVEEVEKLDPNFHMLKIVKQQIQTLSKS from the coding sequence TCATAACATTAAAACCAGGAACAACGCTAGGGTTAGAGAATTATCAAGTGCCAGCTGATGGCCTTGATGTTCCTCTTATTACACTGTCTTTAGCTGAAAACATTAAAAGGCATCAGGAAGATAAAGTGATCAATAGCTCAATGATCATAAAAGGAATCGGTTATTTACTGGGGATCGACACCTCCTTCTCTAAAAGAATGGAGTATGAAAAATTGATTGCAGCTAGTGGATTGTCAGCTTCTCAAATATGGTTAAAGGAAGCCATCGATTGTCAAAAAGAAGAACAGTTTGAAGAAGCTCTTATTTTTGCGCGGGCTGTATCGTTATTTGAGCCTGAAACGGAGGAGGCGCTGTTATTGACAGGTGTCTCATCTTATCAGGTAGCCTCGAGGTTAGAATCAGAAAATATCCATAGGAAAAATCTTATATCCGAATCCTTATTGTATTTAGAGTTATTATATGAAAAGGGTATAAAGAATCCACTATGCAACTATTATCTGGGATTGCTATATCGCGAAAGTAAAACTTACAATAAAGCAATGGAAGTTTGGAAGGAAGCCGAAAGTATGGAAATGAGTGAAGAGGAAAAAGCATTACTGGTGAAACAGATAGAAGTAGTGGGTGATCTAGCCATTTATGAAAATGGCTACCAGGCAGCTTTGCAAAACAAAGGTGCAGAAGCTTTAGAGTGGTTATTACCATTGGTTGAGAGACACCAGTCCTGGTGGAATCTACATTTTTTTGTAGGATTAGCCTATGAACAAACGGGTAGTTTGATGGAAGCGATCAAGTATTACGATAAAGTGATAGAGATTAAAGGATATCATGAAGAGACATATCTTCAATTAATAAATATTTATCTGATAATAGAAGAACCTCAAAAGGCATTGTCTATGATGGAAGAGCTTCTGAGGAGGAATAAAAACAGTTTAGAAATGAAATGCAAAGCTGCTCTGATAGCTTGCGTAGCATCCCAATATCAGCGATCAAAATCTCTGGTTGAGGAAGTAGAAAAATTAGATCCGAATTTCCATATGTTGAAAATAGTAAAGCAACAAATTCAGACACTTTCTAAATCATAG